The genome window CAACCTGGCCGACGGCCCCGGCCTTCACTTCGCCCGGGCCCAGGTGGCCACCGCCGCAACCGTTTTCGGCGAGACCGCGATCGTTGCCCAGCCGCCCGTGCTGCGTGGCCGGCGCTTCGGCAACCTGGTGCTGGTGGCGGGCAACGGGCCGCTGCCCCTGCGGGTGCTGGCCCGGCGCACGGCGTCCGACGTGTTCGCCGCCCGGGTGCTGGCCGGCTCGGACCTGGAGAAGTTCGTGGCGGGCGCCCAGCCGGTGGCGGACGCCGGCGCCGAGCGCTCACCCGAACCCCCGACCAGCCTGTTCAACGGCTAGAACGGCCTAGAGCGGCTGCCAGGACGGCCGGCTGGCCCAGATGTCGTCGTAGTACTCGCGCAGCTGGAGACGGCTCGCGGCCGGCTCGTCGAGCAGCACGGTGGCGTGCCGGTGCAGTTGCACGATCGAGGCCGGGCAGGAGGCCGACAGCGGCCCCTCCACCGCCCGGGCCACGGCGTCGGCCTTGCCCTCGCCGCTGGCCAGCAGCAGCAGGTGCCGGGAGCGGCCGATCGTGCCCAGGCCCTGGGTGAGCACGTGCCGCGGCACCTCTTCCGGCGAGGAGAAGAATCGCGCATTGTCTTGCCGGGTGCGGGCGTTCAGGGTCTTCGGGCGGGTCAGCGAGGTGAGCGCGGAGCCCGGCTCGTTGAAGGCGATGTGCCCGTTCGAGCCGATCCCGGCGATCTGCACGTCGATGCCACCGGCGTCGAGGATGGCCTGCTCGTAGCGGGCGCACTCGGCCACCGGGTCG of Kineosporia corallincola contains these proteins:
- the nagB gene encoding glucosamine-6-phosphate deaminase, which encodes MEVIVLPTATATASLAADIIEHLLRSEPHPVLGLATGSTPEPLYAELTRRHKEAGLDFAHARAFMLDEYVGLPADHPERYAAVIQREVTDPLEIPVDAVHGPDGAAADPVAECARYEQAILDAGGIDVQIAGIGSNGHIAFNEPGSALTSLTRPKTLNARTRQDNARFFSSPEEVPRHVLTQGLGTIGRSRHLLLLASGEGKADAVARAVEGPLSASCPASIVQLHRHATVLLDEPAASRLQLREYYDDIWASRPSWQPL